Genomic segment of Drosophila simulans strain w501 chromosome 2R, Prin_Dsim_3.1, whole genome shotgun sequence:
CGGGGGcggccagcaacaaaagcagtCGATCCCTGACCCCAAATGGTAAGTACTTTACTATAAGGTGAAgttaaataatcatattacTAATGGTAGCCCAGGATTGTGCTTGTAATATCAAAATCTAGAGGAGTTGTGCTTACttatattagtttttattatttgctgaTAATATCATGGGTAAAAACCTGCAATCATTAAGCTGCCAATGGCAGTTACTTTCCGTATTTAACGCATTCTCAAAGTAAGTCATACCCTTTAGCACACAAAAAGCTTTTGCCACATTGTTGGGCGCACTAAACAGGACATGTGATGCACCTTGTGATAACATGGTGATGAAGAAATGGCTCTTATCATCGCAGACATTCACGAGTCTCAGCCATTGATCCTTGTTCTCCTCCTCAACCTCCCAAATGCTGCAGTTACTATTGGCGCCCAATTCCAGTTGATTTCCAGCAGTTATATAGAACAGTTCCTTTTTGTGCTCGAGACACAAGCGACGGGTTTTCACCAGAAGCCTAAGAGATCTTGGTAAACTCTGCAACATGTTTTGGAGATTATTGTTCCATTGTTCTGGATGATTACTCTTGAGGTTCCTCAATTCCATTGCAAAGTTAGAGAGAAGAATCTCGTTCAGAAGACGGAAACGTCTAAGGTGCCAATAAAAGCTCATCCAAAGCTTCAGCTTGAAGGGATTTCCGGTATTGAGATGGCTTTGCAAATCTTGTGGTGATTTTTGTGACTCTAAAATATCCGACCAGGGAATATTCCATGCCACgagctgttgctgctcttcATTCAGTGACAAACTGATGTCCTTAGTCCACTTATCGAAATCCAAAAGGCTTTCATTGAATTGTGTAGGCACAAGTCCAATCAGTCCATAGATATCGTCTTTGATTACCGCCTGAACTGGGTTTAGTAGCGAGCTTAAGCCCAAAAGTATTTTGAGAGCAATGTAAACGACCATTGCGATGGAAAATCTTATTCAAACTGATCTATAGATTCCCTATTTGTTCAGTTTGCTCCGTGGGATTTCCGGGTATTTGGCGCTTATCGCTGGTTTTTTGATAATTCCTTGATATTCAGTGGGGCCAACGCCCTGGTTTTCATTTCCTCAAACCCAAGTGATACCAATTCCTGTTCCCACAGGTCACTTGCCCGACTACAAGTTGGTGACAGCGGTGCCAGTTGTTGTCCTGGACGATGAACACAAATCCAATTCATTGCCGGCCACTGAAGCGGgtcgcaacagcaacagcagcagcaacatgaacggcagcagcaacagcaacagcaacagccttgacgtcagcaacagcaactcgCATTCGGGCAGCTCCACTTCTTTGGCCAGCACCACGAGAAATGGTAAGtactttggccaaaaatagaaTGGAAATCCGGGCAAATGCctggaaattgattttcccttCAAGTGGCGGCGCCGCGAGGGTTTCTTTTCCCCgtggaatatattttattttggggcACATTCAACCGAGAGTGTTGGGTCAATGGTGAGGGGGAAAATGAGCCCATAAATTGTGGAGCGGCAGAGGGTGTGTTGTCAGCCAGGTATTAAGAGCTCAATTTGGAgcacatttaaattgaaacaattaattttcccTGGCTAAACATAGGAAGCAGCACTCCCAGTGCTTCCGTGTTTCGCGGAGGCAAAATCATCGCCAATCAGTTGCCAATTGTCATCGATACGATGCGTATTGTGCCGCATGGCACATACTCTACTCCAAAATACCGTATTGACCCGATTTCGCATCAATGCGCGCCGCCAACATCGTCGCTGTAATGCGATCCCATGTCTGCAACTGgaatttgtattgttttcaGCACGGCACGAGTTGGTGCTGCGGAGAGCAGGCTGTGGTCTCGATTTTGAGGAGGAGCCCACCCTAAAAGCCTAAACTACACAGGGAGAAACCCTTTCTTGGTAACTTGGGAATAAGTCATAAAGCTGCTAAGGAAACTTTGTTATAAACACCTCTCTTTATAAATGATTATAGATAACACAGATCCTTCCTATATTATCAGAAATAAATGTTGCTGCCATCTGATTCTTTCAGTGTAGAATATCTCCCAGCCAACAGCCGACCAAGTGTGACAAAGCTGGGCATTATATGTCATTCAATGCAGTTCAGTTGAGTTCACTTTACTTTGGTTGAGTTCAGTTTAGTTGTAATGATTTGCACAAAGAGCACttcatttacttttatttttgcccgGTTATGTGATATGTGATTGAGGTTTTCGGTTGTATAGATGGGTGGAGTTGTGAGTAATAGATATGGGTATTAGAGCGGCTAGTTAGATAAGCGAGGAATCGAGGGCAGGAAATGGCTGATGAAGTGATTGGCAAATCAAAGCATGAGAAAATATGAGTGCCGAAAGAAAGCCAGAATCAATACCGTACAAGTGTGCAAgcgattttcacttttcctcGGCTGGCCAACCGCAGGCCATCATTATAAGCCGCGAGTTCTAGCAAACGGCAATTCAAATAATGTTTTCCAGCCCCTCTGCGGCAACCGCAAAACGTTTGATGATTGCATTCTGAGATGCCGGCCGACAAAAGCGGCCAAACAGCTGCAAGTCGGGCTGGAAAGATATGGCAGGTTTTATCAGGTGGCGCGGAAATCAGCAGCTGTTGCTCCACGAGACTCATTCATCTTGGGACCAAAGACAAAGTCACACCAAAGCCatagccatcgccatcgccatcaccatTGCATGCCAAAGTCACATTCTAAGTTCGTTGAGCTTTTGCCGCCTCTAATGCCGCACttaattggttttaattaagGTTTTGCCAAGTGTGCCGGCCCAAGGTCAATTTCAGTTTGTATTAAGATATAGCTgagtaaatattttcgtttgcACATTGGTAAATGGCTTTCATCGAGGGAAAAACGATGAGAAATCAATAATCTTTAGGCCTCACTCTCAGCATAAATGCTATAATTTTCGATCCA
This window contains:
- the LOC27207824 gene encoding uncharacterized protein LOC27207824; this encodes MVVYIALKILLGLSSLLNPVQAVIKDDIYGLIGLVPTQFNESLLDFDKWTKDISLSLNEEQQQLVAWNIPWSDILESQKSPQDLQSHLNTGNPFKLKLWMSFYWHLRRFRLLNEILLSNFAMELRNLKSNHPEQWNNNLQNMLQSLPRSLRLLVKTRRLCLEHKKELFYITAGNQLELGANSNCSIWEVEEENKDQWLRLVNVCDDKSHFFITMLSQGASHVLFSAPNNVAKAFCVLKGMTYFENALNTESNCHWQLNDCRFLPMILSANNKN